One Paenarthrobacter aurescens TC1 DNA window includes the following coding sequences:
- the groL gene encoding chaperonin GroEL (identified by match to protein family HMM PF00118; match to protein family HMM TIGR02348) produces the protein MAKIIAFDEEARRGLERGLNILADAVKVTLGPRGRNVVLEKKWGAPTITNDGVSIAKEIELDDPYEKIGAELVKEVAKKTDDVAGDGTTTATVLAQALVKEGLRNVAAGADPLSLKRGIEKAVEAVISELLASAKEIETKEEIAATASISAGDPEIGSLIAEALDKVGKEGVITVEESNTFGLELELTEGMRFDKGYISAYFVTDAERQETVLEDPYILIVNSKISNVKELVTVLEKVMQSNKPLLIIAEDIEGEALATLIVNKIRGTFKSVAVKAPGFGDRRKAQLADIAILTGGQVISEEVGLKLENAGLELLGTARKVVVTKDETTIVEGAGDAEQIAGRVAQIRAEIENSDSDYDREKLQERLAKLAGGVAVIKAGAATEVELKERKHRIEDAVRNAKAAVEEGIVAGGGVALIQAGAKAFANLTLQGDEATGANIVKVAIDAPLKQIAFNAGLEPGVVVDKVRGLPSGHGLNAATGVYEDLLAAGVNDPVKVTRSALQNAASIAGLFLTTEAVVADKPEKNAPAPGGDDMGGMGGF, from the coding sequence ATGGCCAAGATCATTGCATTTGATGAAGAGGCTCGCCGCGGCCTCGAGCGGGGCCTGAACATCCTCGCAGACGCCGTCAAGGTCACCCTCGGCCCGCGTGGACGCAACGTCGTCCTCGAAAAGAAGTGGGGCGCCCCCACGATCACCAACGATGGTGTTTCCATCGCCAAGGAGATCGAACTGGACGATCCTTACGAGAAGATCGGTGCAGAACTGGTCAAGGAAGTTGCCAAGAAGACGGATGACGTCGCTGGCGACGGTACCACCACTGCAACCGTACTGGCCCAGGCACTGGTGAAGGAAGGCCTGCGCAACGTTGCCGCCGGCGCCGACCCGCTGTCCCTCAAGCGCGGTATCGAGAAGGCTGTTGAGGCAGTCATCAGCGAACTGCTGGCCTCCGCCAAGGAAATCGAAACCAAGGAAGAGATCGCAGCTACGGCTTCCATCTCCGCCGGCGACCCGGAAATCGGCAGCCTCATCGCCGAAGCCCTGGACAAGGTGGGCAAGGAAGGCGTCATCACGGTCGAGGAATCCAACACCTTCGGCCTGGAGCTCGAACTCACCGAAGGCATGCGCTTCGACAAGGGCTACATCTCCGCTTACTTCGTCACCGACGCAGAGCGCCAGGAAACGGTCCTCGAAGACCCGTACATCCTGATCGTCAACTCCAAGATCTCCAACGTGAAGGAACTCGTCACGGTTCTGGAGAAGGTCATGCAGTCCAACAAGCCGCTGCTGATCATCGCCGAAGACATCGAGGGCGAGGCCTTGGCCACCCTGATCGTCAACAAGATCCGTGGCACCTTCAAGTCCGTTGCCGTCAAGGCTCCGGGCTTCGGTGACCGCCGCAAGGCACAGCTTGCCGACATCGCCATCCTCACCGGTGGTCAGGTCATCTCCGAAGAAGTTGGCCTCAAGCTCGAAAACGCTGGCCTGGAACTCCTCGGCACCGCCCGCAAGGTTGTTGTCACCAAGGACGAGACCACCATCGTTGAAGGTGCCGGCGACGCCGAGCAGATCGCAGGCCGCGTGGCCCAGATCCGCGCCGAGATCGAGAACTCCGACTCCGACTACGACCGCGAGAAGCTGCAGGAACGCCTGGCCAAGCTGGCCGGCGGCGTTGCAGTCATCAAGGCCGGTGCCGCAACCGAAGTTGAGCTCAAGGAACGCAAGCACCGCATTGAGGACGCAGTCCGCAACGCAAAGGCTGCTGTTGAAGAAGGCATCGTTGCCGGTGGTGGCGTTGCCCTCATCCAGGCTGGCGCCAAGGCATTCGCCAACCTCACCCTCCAGGGTGACGAGGCAACCGGTGCCAACATCGTCAAGGTTGCCATCGACGCACCGCTGAAGCAGATCGCCTTCAACGCCGGCCTCGAGCCGGGCGTTGTGGTGGACAAGGTTCGCGGCCTGCCTTCCGGCCACGGCCTGAACGCTGCCACGGGTGTCTACGAAGACCTTCTGGCTGCCGGCGTCAACGACCCCGTAAAGGTCACCCGCTCGGCTCTCCAGAACGCTGCTTCCATCGCTGGTCTCTTCCTGACCACCGAGGCCGTAGTTGCCGACAAGCCCGAGAAGAACGCTCCGGCTCCCGGCGGCGACGACATGGGCGGCATGGGCGGCTTCTAA
- a CDS encoding putative iron-chelator utilization protein (identified by match to protein family HMM PF04954; match to protein family HMM PF08021), which yields MTALPVTSSASRITRPQVNLTVLRNERLSPHMVRIVAGGPGFSDYENNDYVDRYVKIVFPQPGVEYELPLDLWAIRDTMPREQWPHTRTYTIRWVDLEAQELAIDFVVHGDEGLAGPWAAAAKPGDSLIFTGPGGAYNPAPAADWYLFAGDDAAIPAIAACVEALAPEARGTVFLEVDNEADILPISAPAGVELHWLLRKGVQAGSSELLLEALRTTEWLPGRVDVFAHGERGYMKGLREIFFVQRGLERSQVSLSGYWAQGRVEEVFQAEKKLPVGQI from the coding sequence ATGACTGCTCTCCCCGTCACTTCGTCCGCCTCACGCATAACCCGTCCGCAGGTCAACCTGACCGTCCTGCGAAATGAACGCCTCTCACCGCATATGGTGCGGATTGTGGCCGGCGGACCCGGATTCAGCGACTACGAGAACAACGACTACGTGGACCGCTACGTCAAGATCGTCTTTCCGCAACCGGGCGTCGAGTACGAACTCCCGCTGGACCTGTGGGCCATCCGCGACACCATGCCCCGCGAGCAGTGGCCCCACACCCGCACGTACACCATCCGCTGGGTGGACTTGGAAGCGCAGGAACTGGCCATCGACTTTGTGGTGCACGGCGACGAAGGACTGGCGGGCCCTTGGGCAGCCGCTGCCAAACCAGGTGACTCGCTGATCTTCACGGGCCCGGGCGGCGCGTATAACCCCGCCCCCGCGGCCGATTGGTACCTGTTCGCCGGCGACGACGCCGCGATACCGGCCATTGCGGCCTGCGTTGAGGCCCTCGCTCCTGAAGCCCGGGGAACCGTCTTCCTCGAGGTGGATAACGAGGCCGACATTCTTCCGATTTCCGCGCCCGCCGGTGTGGAGCTGCATTGGCTCCTGCGCAAGGGCGTTCAAGCCGGGTCCAGCGAACTGCTTCTCGAAGCTCTCCGCACCACCGAATGGTTGCCCGGACGCGTGGACGTCTTCGCCCACGGCGAGCGAGGCTACATGAAGGGACTCCGCGAGATCTTTTTCGTGCAGCGCGGTTTGGAGCGTTCGCAGGTCTCACTGTCCGGCTACTGGGCGCAAGGTCGTGTGGAGGAAGTCTTCCAGGCAGAGAAGAAGCTCCCAGTGGGACAGATCTAG
- the ung gene encoding uracil-DNA glycosylase (identified by match to protein family HMM PF03167) — protein sequence MAPDWADALRPVEGQLREALGYVAGQASSGTQVLPAAKNLLRAFNQPLADVKVLILGQDPYPTPGHAVGLSFAVSRPTRPIPRSLANIYRELHDDLGLPPRVHGDLSAWSEQGVLLLNRVLSVEAGNAGSHRGKGWEAITTAAVTAVVNRTDGAGRQSPLVAILWGKDAEGVVPLLGGAPSIVSVHPSPLSASRGFFGSKPFSRTNDLLVGLGADPINWELPVL from the coding sequence ATGGCTCCCGACTGGGCAGATGCACTGCGCCCTGTTGAGGGCCAACTCCGGGAAGCCTTGGGTTATGTAGCCGGCCAAGCATCCAGCGGCACCCAGGTTCTACCTGCTGCCAAGAACCTGTTGCGCGCCTTCAATCAGCCTCTGGCCGACGTCAAAGTCTTGATTCTCGGCCAGGATCCGTACCCAACCCCGGGCCACGCCGTCGGGCTTTCCTTCGCCGTTTCCCGCCCAACCCGGCCCATTCCCCGAAGCCTCGCCAACATCTACCGTGAACTCCATGACGACCTCGGCCTGCCGCCACGTGTCCACGGCGACCTCAGTGCTTGGTCGGAGCAAGGCGTCCTGCTGCTGAACCGTGTCCTCAGCGTCGAAGCGGGGAACGCAGGCTCCCACCGCGGCAAGGGCTGGGAGGCCATCACGACGGCGGCCGTCACCGCCGTCGTAAACCGTACGGACGGCGCGGGGCGGCAAAGTCCGCTGGTCGCAATCCTGTGGGGCAAGGATGCCGAGGGCGTCGTGCCATTGCTCGGCGGGGCACCGTCCATCGTGTCCGTCCACCCGAGTCCGCTTTCGGCCTCGAGGGGCTTCTTCGGCTCAAAGCCTTTTAGCCGGACCAACGATCTCCTGGTGGGCTTGGGCGCGGACCCCATCAATTGGGAGTTACCTGTTCTGTAG
- a CDS encoding putative FemAB family protein (identified by match to protein family HMM PF02388) has product MEFVILSDADFETFAKGHPQGSFIQSMDLTRFQRARGQEVELFGVTRGGSLIAAGKLVYTSNRVGYKTADCAKGPLMDYSDPTVVSFVVEQLKKHAASKKAAELCISPNIRYIARDEEGAEHPEVEDNRPLLKELEGLGFKHQGFDMNFANINWMFIKQLNGIADSEELIMGMNYRTRKAIRKAEKNGVYLEQATLETLDEFYNALSTAGDEKGFTYREREYYEQLLRNTSDEFTKLMMAKINIPEYRASITERLDAESKTLAELKREVEETGSKKKANRVKVVQDLVDSYERSLKDIERFPDSVGVATVAAIHFACSGDELVCVIGGTVQDYIYFNGATSLYWGMMLHALNNGYSRYNFYGTFGIQGQDETGHGGYEFKKGFGGEVVQLVGDFVAPVNPLIFHGYRAVRKLAGAAQTVLGRLPLEKLPVVGKFRRNR; this is encoded by the coding sequence ATGGAATTCGTGATTCTCAGTGACGCTGATTTCGAGACGTTCGCCAAGGGACACCCTCAAGGCAGCTTTATCCAGTCCATGGACCTCACGCGCTTCCAGCGTGCCCGTGGCCAGGAGGTTGAACTCTTCGGTGTGACGCGCGGCGGAAGCCTGATCGCGGCCGGAAAGCTCGTGTACACGTCCAACCGTGTGGGGTACAAAACCGCCGACTGCGCCAAGGGACCCCTGATGGACTACAGCGACCCCACCGTGGTGAGCTTCGTCGTCGAGCAGTTGAAAAAGCATGCGGCCTCGAAGAAGGCCGCCGAGCTGTGCATCTCACCCAACATCCGGTACATCGCGCGGGACGAAGAAGGCGCTGAGCACCCCGAAGTTGAGGACAACCGTCCGTTGCTGAAGGAGCTCGAAGGCTTGGGCTTCAAGCACCAGGGCTTCGACATGAACTTCGCCAACATCAACTGGATGTTCATCAAGCAGCTCAACGGGATCGCTGACTCCGAAGAACTGATCATGGGGATGAACTACCGCACCCGCAAGGCCATCCGGAAAGCCGAAAAGAACGGCGTCTACCTGGAACAGGCCACGCTGGAGACACTGGACGAGTTCTACAACGCGCTGAGCACCGCTGGCGATGAGAAGGGCTTCACGTACCGCGAACGCGAGTACTACGAGCAACTCCTCCGGAACACCTCTGATGAGTTCACCAAGCTCATGATGGCCAAGATCAACATTCCCGAATACCGGGCCTCCATTACGGAGCGCTTGGATGCCGAATCCAAGACCCTGGCAGAGCTCAAGCGCGAGGTCGAGGAGACCGGCAGCAAGAAGAAGGCCAACCGCGTCAAAGTGGTCCAGGACCTCGTGGACAGCTACGAGCGCAGCCTCAAGGACATTGAACGCTTCCCCGATTCCGTGGGCGTGGCTACGGTGGCGGCCATCCACTTTGCGTGCTCCGGCGACGAACTGGTGTGCGTCATCGGCGGTACGGTGCAGGACTACATCTACTTCAACGGCGCCACCTCCCTTTACTGGGGAATGATGCTGCACGCCCTGAACAATGGGTACTCCCGCTACAACTTCTACGGCACGTTCGGAATCCAGGGCCAAGATGAGACCGGCCACGGCGGGTACGAATTCAAGAAGGGCTTCGGTGGCGAGGTAGTCCAGTTGGTGGGCGACTTCGTAGCGCCGGTGAACCCGCTCATCTTCCATGGCTACCGCGCGGTCAGGAAGCTCGCAGGGGCCGCCCAGACAGTTCTGGGACGATTGCCACTTGAGAAATTGCCGGTAGTAGGAAAATTCCGGAGGAATCGCTAA
- a CDS encoding putative RNase H (identified by match to protein family HMM PF00075): MTIIAAADGSALGNPGPAGWAWYVDDSCWRAGGWPHGTNNQGELMAVLDLFRSTAHVPQEELLILCDSQYVINCITKWMPGWKRKGWRKADGKPVLNVDLLKDIDQAIVGRKYTFEWVKGHAGHDLNEAADERARAVASAYQQGVAHRAGPGFPGAQGEGTAQAQAQAQAQAQAQTKAQVQGKAQTDVESQPRAEERVQARSSMPVPATAAAGVSPAAVGSAPPKADRSSRPHFEPTLFGESGMFGQADLFSELDVDASTQQLSAEDTVLALERELLKPDVRADIGRIGVLLHPDFAEIGSSGRFWTRDAMMMALEEDPGEPTELELLSADRLSDNTILLNYRSFAHTGSALRSSVWLLDRGQWRLRFHQGTVEN; the protein is encoded by the coding sequence ATGACGATTATTGCTGCCGCCGATGGTTCCGCCCTCGGTAATCCTGGGCCGGCCGGTTGGGCCTGGTACGTTGATGACTCCTGTTGGCGAGCAGGAGGTTGGCCGCACGGTACCAACAACCAGGGTGAACTGATGGCCGTCCTGGACCTGTTCCGGTCCACGGCCCACGTGCCGCAGGAAGAGCTGCTGATCCTTTGCGACAGCCAATACGTCATCAACTGCATCACCAAGTGGATGCCGGGTTGGAAACGGAAGGGCTGGCGGAAGGCAGACGGCAAGCCCGTGCTGAACGTGGACCTTCTCAAAGACATTGACCAAGCGATCGTTGGCCGCAAATATACCTTCGAATGGGTCAAGGGCCACGCGGGCCACGACCTCAACGAGGCCGCAGACGAGCGTGCTCGCGCAGTTGCCTCGGCCTACCAGCAGGGCGTAGCGCACAGGGCCGGCCCTGGGTTCCCCGGTGCGCAGGGGGAGGGTACGGCACAGGCACAGGCACAGGCACAGGCCCAGGCACAGGCCCAGACCAAGGCTCAGGTGCAAGGCAAGGCACAGACGGATGTTGAGTCTCAGCCGCGTGCGGAAGAGCGCGTGCAGGCCCGTTCGTCCATGCCCGTCCCGGCAACCGCTGCCGCCGGAGTCTCCCCGGCAGCCGTCGGTTCTGCACCCCCGAAGGCTGACCGCAGCTCCCGGCCGCACTTTGAGCCGACACTCTTTGGCGAGTCCGGCATGTTTGGCCAAGCTGATCTTTTCAGTGAACTGGATGTTGACGCTTCCACGCAGCAACTGTCGGCTGAGGACACAGTCCTGGCTTTGGAGCGGGAACTGCTCAAGCCTGACGTGAGGGCTGATATTGGCAGGATCGGCGTGCTGCTCCACCCGGACTTCGCGGAGATTGGCAGCTCGGGCAGGTTCTGGACACGGGACGCCATGATGATGGCATTGGAAGAGGACCCCGGCGAACCCACCGAACTGGAACTACTCAGCGCGGACCGGCTCAGCGACAACACCATTTTGCTGAATTACCGCAGCTTCGCGCACACCGGCTCGGCGCTCCGCAGTTCTGTCTGGTTGCTGGACCGCGGTCAATGGCGGCTGCGGTTCCATCAAGGGACTGTTGAGAATTAA
- a CDS encoding putative membrane protein (identified by match to protein family HMM PF06738) — MTERPDGSANRPHTDGLPKTQPLRPSQVRQNVNAKRMLMRLVQGDSPPTAPMNIVDRLAGSPYANPTIQVVGVDASARKTIDFALHLAEVMFRYGAGALEVETSMIAVTAALGLKNVEVDITNQSVAINYAPKDQTPITLLRVVRSWTNNYAGLAQVHQLVTDIVAGGVGRDEAVRRLNEIIRSAKPFPRWMVTMAFGIFAAVFVGVLGGGIGASAVAFASNILISLLSRQLARWRTADFFNTMACSFLVTFIALMLRWAGVEIAPSIVVAGGILLLLPTGRLVSSVQDAINGFPVTAAGRFLSTLLTFGAIVAGIGVAVVVGTLMGSAVLDVTQTFPDAYPLWIQAVLIAIAVVAIGVTEQTQMRLLLPTAAVGIVGFFVLWGVGQAGLGDRLSPAVAAVVIGLLGRVVALKLGAPQLVVAVPAALILLPGLTIFRSMYALTVEGGDILLGAGGMLNAGAIVLGVAAGIVLGDNLARPLTKGLSSNERRRVRRR; from the coding sequence GTGACTGAACGCCCCGACGGGTCCGCCAACAGGCCCCATACCGACGGGCTGCCCAAAACCCAGCCGTTGCGGCCGTCCCAGGTCCGGCAGAACGTCAACGCCAAGCGCATGCTGATGCGTTTGGTTCAAGGCGACAGCCCGCCTACCGCACCCATGAACATCGTGGACCGCTTGGCCGGAAGTCCTTACGCCAACCCCACCATCCAAGTGGTGGGTGTTGATGCGTCGGCGCGGAAGACCATCGACTTCGCCCTTCATCTTGCTGAGGTCATGTTCCGTTACGGTGCAGGTGCCCTTGAGGTGGAGACCAGCATGATTGCGGTCACGGCAGCTCTTGGCTTGAAGAACGTTGAAGTGGACATCACCAATCAGTCGGTGGCCATCAACTACGCGCCGAAGGATCAGACGCCCATCACGCTGCTCCGCGTGGTGCGCTCCTGGACCAATAACTACGCCGGCCTGGCGCAGGTGCACCAGCTGGTCACGGACATCGTGGCCGGGGGAGTGGGCCGCGACGAAGCCGTGCGCAGGTTGAACGAGATCATCCGCAGCGCCAAGCCCTTCCCCAGGTGGATGGTCACCATGGCCTTCGGTATCTTCGCCGCAGTGTTCGTGGGCGTCCTGGGTGGTGGCATCGGTGCGTCCGCGGTGGCTTTTGCTTCGAACATCCTCATCAGCTTGCTCTCGCGTCAGCTTGCCAGATGGCGGACTGCTGACTTCTTCAACACCATGGCGTGCTCGTTCCTGGTCACCTTCATCGCGCTGATGCTGCGTTGGGCGGGTGTGGAAATCGCTCCATCCATTGTGGTGGCAGGTGGAATCCTGCTGCTGCTCCCAACAGGCCGGCTCGTATCCTCGGTGCAGGATGCAATCAACGGCTTCCCGGTGACCGCAGCCGGCCGATTCCTCTCCACGCTGCTCACTTTCGGTGCCATCGTGGCGGGTATCGGCGTGGCCGTCGTGGTCGGAACGCTCATGGGAAGCGCCGTTCTGGACGTTACCCAAACATTCCCCGACGCGTATCCCTTGTGGATTCAAGCAGTCCTTATTGCTATTGCGGTGGTCGCCATCGGCGTCACCGAGCAGACGCAAATGCGGCTGTTACTCCCGACGGCGGCAGTCGGCATTGTGGGCTTCTTCGTCTTGTGGGGGGTGGGTCAAGCCGGCCTCGGGGACCGCTTGTCGCCCGCCGTCGCGGCCGTGGTTATCGGCTTGTTGGGCCGGGTGGTGGCGCTCAAACTGGGTGCTCCCCAGCTTGTAGTGGCCGTTCCCGCCGCTCTGATTCTGTTGCCCGGTCTGACGATCTTCCGTTCCATGTATGCCCTCACCGTTGAAGGCGGCGACATCCTGCTCGGTGCAGGTGGCATGCTCAACGCCGGTGCCATTGTCCTGGGAGTGGCCGCGGGCATCGTGCTTGGCGACAACCTGGCCAGGCCGCTGACGAAGGGCCTGTCCAGCAACGAACGGCGCAGGGTACGCAGGCGCTAA
- a CDS encoding putative cold shock protein (identified by match to protein family HMM PF00313), whose product MALGTVKWFNAEKGYGFITVDESGDDVFVHWSAIQMDGFRALEEGQRVEFELGEGQKGPQAEGVRVA is encoded by the coding sequence ATGGCTTTGGGAACCGTCAAATGGTTCAACGCCGAAAAAGGATACGGCTTCATCACTGTGGATGAATCCGGCGACGACGTCTTTGTGCACTGGTCCGCCATCCAGATGGATGGCTTCCGCGCCCTCGAAGAAGGTCAGCGGGTTGAGTTCGAACTGGGGGAGGGGCAGAAAGGCCCACAAGCCGAAGGTGTTCGCGTCGCGTAG
- a CDS encoding bacterial protein of unknown function (DUF909) (identified by match to protein family HMM PF06013) — MSVISVDTELLQLKSANVKGTVDRISSDVQTMRRGLEELEATWRGTAATNFQALVLEWSLTQSKVEASLASINMALSSAAASYVEVEQGNTQRFTY, encoded by the coding sequence ATGAGCGTCATCTCCGTCGATACCGAACTGCTCCAGCTCAAGTCGGCCAACGTCAAAGGAACTGTTGATCGGATCAGTTCTGATGTCCAGACCATGAGGCGAGGCTTGGAGGAACTTGAGGCGACCTGGCGGGGAACAGCTGCCACGAATTTTCAGGCGCTTGTCCTTGAATGGTCGCTGACGCAGAGCAAGGTTGAAGCCTCCTTGGCTTCCATCAACATGGCCTTGTCCTCAGCTGCCGCAAGCTATGTGGAAGTGGAGCAAGGTAACACCCAGCGCTTCACGTACTAG
- a CDS encoding putative FemAB family protein (identified by match to protein family HMM PF02388) has protein sequence MDTATLREFTARFATAEEIDNWDKHVTANPNGGNMLQSDAYAAVKDGNGWLVRRLVVETQEYSSYNLLLEKKFPVMGRLWYLIKGPDLADVSDIQPALKAVAALAREKKMNVFSIKIEPDIVFLAEAGAELQAAGLVKAPNIQSNDSTALLDISAPANEVLRSISSRARNAVRRAEREGCEVLPAEPGEDTYRKLYALMQNTVNAKGAMPLRSYEYYSRFWEEFCSRGQGHFFFVYEDGAPSVGAFVINYGSKATYKDGGSTQNRKQYGDSHLAQWAAIQRMQELGCVEYDFCGTPPAARIKDKTHPLYGMGLFKTSFTKTVTDFVGCYDLVLGPVRHKLWLKGAERIFRRLETMRTGGQFY, from the coding sequence TTGGACACGGCCACCTTGCGAGAATTTACCGCCCGCTTTGCCACCGCCGAGGAAATCGATAACTGGGACAAGCACGTCACAGCGAATCCGAACGGCGGCAACATGCTGCAGTCGGACGCCTACGCGGCAGTCAAGGACGGAAACGGCTGGCTGGTCCGGCGGCTCGTCGTCGAGACTCAGGAGTACTCCAGCTACAACCTGCTCCTGGAGAAGAAGTTCCCCGTGATGGGTCGGCTCTGGTACCTGATCAAGGGGCCGGACCTCGCAGATGTCAGCGATATTCAGCCTGCACTCAAAGCAGTCGCCGCGCTGGCTCGCGAGAAGAAGATGAACGTCTTCAGTATCAAAATCGAGCCAGACATTGTTTTTTTGGCTGAGGCAGGAGCAGAACTCCAAGCCGCTGGCTTGGTGAAAGCTCCAAATATCCAATCCAACGACTCCACAGCGCTGCTGGACATATCAGCACCCGCAAATGAAGTCCTCCGCAGCATTTCCTCGCGTGCCCGCAACGCGGTCCGCAGGGCGGAGCGCGAGGGGTGCGAGGTCCTGCCGGCCGAGCCGGGCGAGGATACCTACCGCAAGCTCTACGCCCTGATGCAGAACACCGTAAACGCTAAAGGTGCCATGCCGCTGCGGAGCTACGAGTACTACTCCAGGTTCTGGGAAGAATTCTGCAGCCGCGGCCAGGGGCATTTCTTCTTCGTGTACGAGGACGGCGCACCCAGTGTTGGTGCTTTCGTCATCAATTACGGCTCCAAAGCGACGTACAAGGACGGCGGCTCCACCCAGAACCGCAAGCAGTATGGCGACTCCCATCTGGCACAGTGGGCGGCGATCCAGCGCATGCAGGAACTCGGGTGTGTGGAGTACGACTTCTGTGGCACGCCCCCTGCTGCGAGGATCAAGGACAAGACCCACCCTCTCTACGGCATGGGATTGTTCAAGACCAGCTTCACCAAGACGGTCACGGACTTCGTGGGTTGCTATGACCTCGTCCTGGGGCCTGTCCGCCACAAGCTGTGGCTCAAGGGTGCAGAACGCATCTTCCGTCGACTCGAAACCATGCGTACCGGTGGCCAGTTCTACTGA
- a CDS encoding response regulator of two-component system (identified by match to protein family HMM PF00072; match to protein family HMM PF00486), with translation MDVMKKNGPEAKLLVVDDEPNIRELLSTSLRFAGFEVVAAANGREALAAADLHSPDLAVLDVMLPDMDGFTVTRRLRAAGKHFPVLFLTAKDDTEDKVTGLTVGGDDYVTKPFSLDEVVARIRAVLRRTQPLEDDDAVIRVDDLELDDDAHEVRRGGTVIELSPTEFKLLRYLMLNPNRVLSKAQILDHVWEYDFNGDASIVESYISYLRRKVDIDPDAAALIQTKRGVGYVLRTAEKR, from the coding sequence ATGGATGTCATGAAAAAGAACGGTCCTGAAGCCAAGCTTCTTGTTGTCGACGACGAGCCCAACATCCGCGAGCTGCTGTCCACGTCGCTGCGGTTTGCAGGCTTCGAGGTCGTCGCGGCCGCCAATGGTCGCGAAGCCCTCGCAGCGGCCGACCTCCACTCACCGGACCTGGCAGTCCTCGATGTCATGCTGCCTGACATGGATGGCTTCACGGTGACGCGCCGCCTCCGTGCTGCCGGCAAGCACTTCCCCGTCCTGTTCCTCACGGCGAAGGACGATACCGAGGACAAAGTCACCGGCCTCACAGTCGGTGGCGACGACTACGTCACCAAACCCTTCAGCCTGGACGAAGTGGTGGCCCGCATCCGCGCCGTCCTTCGCCGTACGCAGCCACTTGAGGACGACGATGCCGTGATCCGCGTTGACGACCTTGAACTCGACGACGACGCCCATGAGGTCCGCCGTGGAGGCACGGTGATCGAGCTGTCCCCCACCGAGTTCAAGCTCCTGCGCTACCTCATGTTGAATCCCAACCGCGTGCTGTCCAAGGCCCAGATCCTGGACCACGTCTGGGAGTACGACTTCAACGGTGACGCCTCGATCGTGGAGTCGTACATTTCCTATCTGCGACGCAAGGTGGACATCGATCCCGATGCCGCGGCCCTCATCCAGACCAAGCGCGGCGTGGGCTACGTGCTGCGAACGGCAGAGAAGCGCTGA
- a CDS encoding putative translocator protein, LysE family (identified by match to protein family HMM PF01810), whose translation MNSIDFFHSAGLGLATGLALIVAIGAQNAFVLRQGIRGEHIVPIVAVCALSDAVLIAAGVLGTGALITAAPAAVVILRYVGAAFLVTYGLMAARRALRPQSLTTSEGAAKDGGAKRGLAAAVTTVLALTWLNPHVYLDIALLGSIASAQGAQLQWWFGAGAMLGSIVWFSSLGFGARFLRNFFARPMSWRFLDGGIAVTMVALGAGLVLGA comes from the coding sequence GTGAACTCTATTGATTTCTTCCACTCAGCAGGCCTCGGCCTGGCCACCGGGCTCGCCCTCATCGTCGCCATCGGAGCACAGAACGCCTTTGTGCTCCGCCAGGGAATCCGGGGCGAGCACATCGTCCCTATTGTGGCTGTATGCGCGTTGTCCGACGCCGTCCTTATCGCGGCCGGAGTCCTTGGCACCGGCGCCCTTATTACGGCAGCTCCGGCCGCCGTCGTGATTCTTCGCTACGTGGGGGCTGCATTCCTGGTGACATACGGCCTCATGGCAGCCCGCCGGGCGTTGCGTCCGCAGTCGCTGACAACGAGTGAAGGAGCAGCCAAAGACGGCGGCGCGAAGCGCGGTCTCGCCGCGGCCGTCACCACCGTCCTCGCCCTGACGTGGCTCAACCCGCACGTATACCTGGATATTGCCCTTCTCGGCTCCATAGCCAGTGCCCAAGGAGCTCAATTGCAGTGGTGGTTCGGGGCCGGCGCCATGCTGGGCAGCATCGTCTGGTTCTCATCACTGGGATTTGGCGCACGATTCCTCCGAAACTTCTTTGCCCGGCCCATGTCCTGGAGATTCCTGGACGGCGGGATCGCCGTGACCATGGTGGCGTTGGGAGCGGGGTTGGTGCTGGGGGCCTGA